The Clostridia bacterium genome contains a region encoding:
- a CDS encoding ABC transporter permease, with product MRIVRTVAGNQLLRLVTDRQALFLLFAVPLALNFILGVSLQRAFSPDFKPDRPYRVVLVAAPNNAAAPQFREVLRSAQEYGLITVREAVDEAQARRLVTERRTEAAVVLPPEFPARPALVIAEPGSVAAGVVEEAAREAAAAVVEPEVAAVPVRLDVVAVKPHRGATRQPGATEYYAVGMSVLMIYFAARYGTLSYLRDRATGVYLRVRASGVSRASYLLGKLAGNLVVTFFFMFAMTVATRLLFGVHWGDVRGWALMTVAASLAAAGLNATLMALIRTPEVMDGVSAGLFQVLGFLGGSMIPLYIFPDVLARISHVVPNRWMLDGYLTLLGGGGPSDVAVDTLKLAVAGSCLFALGWIIDGLQARSVGEA from the coding sequence ATGCGCATCGTGCGAACGGTCGCGGGCAACCAGCTGCTCAGGCTCGTCACCGACCGCCAGGCGCTCTTCCTGCTCTTCGCCGTCCCCCTCGCGCTCAACTTCATCCTGGGCGTGAGCCTGCAACGCGCCTTCTCCCCGGATTTCAAACCGGATCGTCCGTACCGCGTCGTCCTGGTGGCGGCACCGAACAACGCCGCCGCGCCGCAATTCCGCGAGGTGCTGCGGTCGGCCCAGGAGTACGGACTCATCACGGTGCGCGAGGCCGTGGACGAAGCGCAGGCCCGGCGACTCGTCACCGAGCGTCGGACCGAGGCCGCGGTGGTCCTTCCGCCCGAGTTCCCCGCTCGCCCGGCCCTCGTGATCGCCGAACCGGGATCGGTGGCGGCCGGCGTCGTCGAAGAAGCCGCACGCGAGGCCGCGGCCGCGGTGGTGGAACCGGAGGTCGCAGCGGTCCCGGTGCGCCTCGATGTCGTCGCCGTGAAACCGCACCGGGGCGCGACGCGGCAGCCCGGGGCCACGGAGTACTACGCCGTGGGCATGAGCGTGCTGATGATCTACTTCGCCGCCCGTTACGGGACGCTCTCCTACCTCCGCGATCGAGCCACGGGAGTGTACCTTCGCGTGCGCGCGTCCGGAGTCTCCCGCGCGAGCTACCTGCTCGGCAAGCTCGCCGGCAACCTGGTCGTCACGTTCTTCTTCATGTTCGCGATGACCGTGGCCACGCGCCTCCTGTTCGGCGTCCACTGGGGCGACGTGCGCGGGTGGGCGCTGATGACCGTCGCCGCCAGCCTGGCGGCGGCCGGCCTCAACGCCACGTTGATGGCGCTGATCCGCACGCCCGAGGTGATGGACGGGGTGAGCGCCGGGCTCTTCCAAGTGCTCGGCTTCCTGGGTGGGTCGATGATTCCCCTTTACATCTTCCCGGACGTGCTGGCCCGCATCTCCCATGTGGTTCCGAACCGGTGGATGCTCGACGGCTATCTGACGCTGCTCGGCGGCGGCGGTCCCTCGGATGTCGCTGTCGACACGCTGAAGCTGGCCGTGGCGGGGTCTTGCCTTTTCGCGCTCGGTTGGATCATCGACGGGCTGCAGGCCCGTTCGGTCGGGGAGGCGTGA